The Sinomicrobium kalidii region AAGCTTTCTTTTCGCTTTTTCGGTTTCAGGGGGCAATATTACGCATTTTTTTTGTTACACTGCAAAAAAATAACGGCTTTTTCTTTCATTAAAAAAGGCCGGCTTGTCGGCCGGCCTTCGGGCAAATACAGGTATCGGGACTGTTATTTGTTCATATACTCCTCGATCTCTTCTACTTCGATCGGGATATTTTTCATCAGGTTTACCGGTGCTCCCTGCTCTTGTATAACCAAGTCATCTTCCAGGCGTATCCCCATTTTTTCTCCGGGGATATAGATACCCGGCTCTACCGTAAATACCATATCGGCCTGCATGGGGGTTTTCAGTGCACCGTAATCGTGCGTATCCAGGCCTATGTGGTGTGAGGTGCCGTGCATAAAATATTTTTTATAAGCCGGCCAGTCCGGGTCTTCATTTTGCACATCGGCCTTGTCCAACAGACCGAGGCCCAGCAATTCCGAAGTCATGATCTTCCCCACCTCCTTGTGATATTCAGCCCACAGGGTACCCGGAACAAGCATTTTGGTGGCTTCGTTCTTCACCCGGAGAACGGCATTATACACCTCTTTCTGCCTCGGGGTAAAGCGGCCGTTTACCGGTATGGTACGGGTCATATCGCTGGAGTAATTGGCATACTCGGCCCCTGCGTCCATCAGCAGCATATCCCCGTCTTTGCACTGCTGGTTGTTTTCGATATAATGAAGCACACAGGCGTTAAAGCCGGAACCGACGATCGGAGTATAGGAGAATCCTCTCGACCTGTTTCGCAAAAATTCGTGCATGTACTCCGCTTCGATCTCGTATTCCCAAACACCAGGTTTTACAAAACCGAGCACACGTTTAAAGCCTTTTTCGGTAATCGTACAGGCCCGCTGCAACAATGTTATTTCCTGGGGTTCCTTCACCCCTCTTATCTTTTGAAGTATGGGATTGCTCCTTTCCCATTTGTGCGCGGGGAATTTTTCCTTGCACCATTCTATAAACCGGGCCTCCCTGGTCTGCGTTTCCACAGCCTGCCGGTAATGTTCATTGGTGTTAAAATAAACGGTTTCGGCCTCGGTCATAACATCAAAAAACACCTTGTCAAAATCCTTTAGCCAATACACCGTTTTTATACCGCTCACTTCAAAAGCCTTTTCTTTGGTGAGTTTGGCGCCTTCCCAGATGGCAATATGTTCGTTGGTTTCCCTTACGAACAGGATCTCCCTGTGTTTGGGGTCTATCGCATCCGGGAAAAGTACGAGGATACTCTCCTCCTGATCTACTCCACTCAGGTAAAAAAGGTCCCTCGATTGCTGAAAGGGCAAGGTACTGTCGGCCCCAACGGGATAAATATCATTACTGTTAAAGACCGCTATACTCTTCGGTTTCATCCTGGCAGTAAACTTGGCGCGGTTCTTTATAAACAGGTTGCTGTCGATAGGATCGTATCTCATAATTCAGGTGATTTTTTTTGAAAATTATACGGAATTATCGCCGCGAAACAAAAGTATGAATTTGCGTGCGAATCGTATGTTTTTATTCGTCTAAAGTTTAATCTGTAACAAACGCGGGAGACCAAAACTCCTGTCCGTCTTTTCGTTATTATTCCGTGCAAAAACCATCGTTCTGTTACAGAACCCGGCCTCTTCTTTAAACTCATTCTAAATTCTCTTTAAAACAAGAGGCAAAGTTTGTCCAAAACCTTCTTCCGCAGTATTTTTGTCAGGTTAAAAAACCACAAAATCGATGAGCGGATTCATAAAGTCTTCCATTGCAAGAAAAGTCGCTATGGCGCTTTCTGCCATTTTTTTACTATTGTTCCTTCTGCAGCATTTTCTCATTAATTTCACCTCGGTGCTCAGCGCTGATCTTTTTAACGAACTTTCCCATTTTATGGGAACCAACGTTTTAGTACAATTCCTGTTGCAGCCCGTACTCATCTTTGGGGTTATATTCCATTTCGTCATGGGTTTTATTCTCGAAGTAAAGAACAAGAGTGCGAGGAACGTTAAATACGTACAATACAAAGGCAACGCCAATTCTTCATGGATGTCCAGGAACATGATATACAGCGGTATAGTGATCCTGGCTTTTCTCGGGCTTCACTTTTATGATTTCTGGTTCCCGGAGATTGCCCATAAA contains the following coding sequences:
- a CDS encoding aminopeptidase P family protein, with protein sequence MRYDPIDSNLFIKNRAKFTARMKPKSIAVFNSNDIYPVGADSTLPFQQSRDLFYLSGVDQEESILVLFPDAIDPKHREILFVRETNEHIAIWEGAKLTKEKAFEVSGIKTVYWLKDFDKVFFDVMTEAETVYFNTNEHYRQAVETQTREARFIEWCKEKFPAHKWERSNPILQKIRGVKEPQEITLLQRACTITEKGFKRVLGFVKPGVWEYEIEAEYMHEFLRNRSRGFSYTPIVGSGFNACVLHYIENNQQCKDGDMLLMDAGAEYANYSSDMTRTIPVNGRFTPRQKEVYNAVLRVKNEATKMLVPGTLWAEYHKEVGKIMTSELLGLGLLDKADVQNEDPDWPAYKKYFMHGTSHHIGLDTHDYGALKTPMQADMVFTVEPGIYIPGEKMGIRLEDDLVIQEQGAPVNLMKNIPIEVEEIEEYMNK
- a CDS encoding succinate dehydrogenase cytochrome b subunit, with product MSGFIKSSIARKVAMALSAIFLLLFLLQHFLINFTSVLSADLFNELSHFMGTNVLVQFLLQPVLIFGVIFHFVMGFILEVKNKSARNVKYVQYKGNANSSWMSRNMIYSGIVILAFLGLHFYDFWFPEIAHKYIHALPEDPNRYFGELVVKFHDPVRVALYCLAFVFLALHLLHGFSSSFQSVGFNNKYTPAVKNIGKAYAILIPLGFIFIAIFHYFNSL